A region from the Lolium perenne isolate Kyuss_39 chromosome 4, Kyuss_2.0, whole genome shotgun sequence genome encodes:
- the LOC127295267 gene encoding uncharacterized protein isoform X1, translating to MEKIMEQEGTLQRQRASVPAFGEWDQMKAAGVLPDYSMDFTKIRAARMQRKSMPSLWSSAGSAPEVVGGGDDDDRNHVKQHSEHGDDDRRHCHHRRQHSDGTDLRRPLRPEAPKARSKVKDYLFGCVGGW from the exons ATGGAGAAGATAATGGAG CAGGAGGGGACGTTGCAGAGACAGCGGGCGTCGGTGCCGGCGTTCGGCGAATGGGACCAGATGAAGGCCGCCGGCGTTCTGcctgactactccatggacttcacCAAGATCCGCGCCGCCAGGATGCAGCGCAAAAGCATGCCCTCCCTCTGGTCCAGCGCCGGCAGTGCACCAGAGGTTgtgggcggcggcgacgacgacgatcgGAACCACGTCAAGCAGCACTCCGAGCACGGGGACGACGATCGCCGCCactgccaccaccgccgccagcaCAGCGACGGCACCGACCTCCGCCGGCCGCTCCGCCCAGAAGCACCCAAG GCGAGGAGCAAAGTGAAGGACTATCTGTTTGGTTGCGTGGGTGGATGGTGA
- the LOC127295267 gene encoding uncharacterized protein isoform X2, whose amino-acid sequence MEKIMEEGTLQRQRASVPAFGEWDQMKAAGVLPDYSMDFTKIRAARMQRKSMPSLWSSAGSAPEVVGGGDDDDRNHVKQHSEHGDDDRRHCHHRRQHSDGTDLRRPLRPEAPKARSKVKDYLFGCVGGW is encoded by the exons ATGGAGAAGATAATGGAG GAGGGGACGTTGCAGAGACAGCGGGCGTCGGTGCCGGCGTTCGGCGAATGGGACCAGATGAAGGCCGCCGGCGTTCTGcctgactactccatggacttcacCAAGATCCGCGCCGCCAGGATGCAGCGCAAAAGCATGCCCTCCCTCTGGTCCAGCGCCGGCAGTGCACCAGAGGTTgtgggcggcggcgacgacgacgatcgGAACCACGTCAAGCAGCACTCCGAGCACGGGGACGACGATCGCCGCCactgccaccaccgccgccagcaCAGCGACGGCACCGACCTCCGCCGGCCGCTCCGCCCAGAAGCACCCAAG GCGAGGAGCAAAGTGAAGGACTATCTGTTTGGTTGCGTGGGTGGATGGTGA